One Archangium violaceum genomic window, CTCCATAGCGACGCTGCGCCTCGTTCGCGGAGAACGCCGGCACGTCGGGGACGAAGCGCCTGACGACCACGATCTTCCCCTTCACGGAGAGTCCGGCGTAGTCGTCGATGCCCAGCTCCTTCGCCTGGATTCCGTGGCCCGCGAGGACGACGTCGCCGCTCACCTCGCCCTCCGCGGAGAAGCCCAGCGGGATGAAGGCATCGGCCTTCGCCTGGGTGCCCCCCAACGTCACCGCCGTGCCGCTCCCGACCTTCACCTCGGTGATGACCGGGAACTTCTGACGGAAGCTTCCGTTGTCACCCGCGGGCGAGAGGCCCAGCTCCGCGAAGCGCTTCTCGAGGTAGCTCGCCGCGACTTCGAGCCCGGGTGAATCCACGCCCCGGCCTCCCTGCTCGGGCGCCGCGAGGAAGCGCACGTCCGTCATCACCCGGTCCGCCGGCAGCGGCACGCGCGTCTCCCGCGGCTCGTCCTTCCAGTCGGCGATGAGGACGTGGGTGTCGGTCTTGCCCTCCGGCGTCACGCGGTTGGACGAGAACGCGAGCTTCGTCCCATCCGGGGAGAACAGCGGGAAGCCGTCGAAGCCCTTCGAGGTGGTGATCCGCTCCAGCCCGGCGCCCGTCGCGTCCACCGCCCAGATGTCGAACTCCCGCCCCTTCGGATCCTGGTAGTTGGAGGAGAAGAGGATGCGGTTCTTCGTCGGATGCCACGAGGGAGCGAAGGACGCGGCGTTCAGGTAGGTGATCTGCGTCGCGTTGGAGCCATCCGCGTCCGCGACATAGAGCTCGAGCTTCGTGGGCCGCACCAACCCCTTGGCGAGCAGCGCCTGGTAATCCTCGAGCTCCTTGCTGCCCGGCCTGGGCCGCGAGGCGCGCCAGACGAGCTTCGAGCAGTCGGCATTGAAGAACGCGCCGCCGTCGTAGCCAGGAGCGTGCGTGAGCCGCTTCACGTTCCCGCCATCCGCGTCCATGCGGTACAGCTCGAGATCTCCATCGCGCGTGGAGGTGAAGACGATGGAGCCGTCCTTCGGGCACACCGTCGCCTCGGCGTCGTAGCCCTTCACCTGGGTGAGCGGCCGCACGTTCGAGCCGTCCGCGTTGGCCTTGTAGATGTCGTAGGTGTCGTAGAGCGGCCAGACATAGCCGTGGCTCATGTCGGGCTTCGGAGGACACTCCGGGCCGCCCCCGTGCGTCGAGGCGTAGAGCACCTGCTGATCATCCGGCGGGAAGGAGTAGGCACAGGTCGTCGCACCCGCCCCGCTGGAGATGGGACGCGTCTCACCCGTCTGGGCATCCATCCAGTAGATGCGATCGCACTTCTGCCCCTCGTGACGGGCCTGGAAGGTGAGCGCCTTGCCGGAGAAGGCCCAGTAGGCCTCGGCGTTCTCCCCCTCGAGGGTGAGCTGCCGCAGCGAGTTGAAATGCACCTCCCCGTCCAACGGAGCGAGCGTCCTGGGCACTGGAGCTGGCGCCTCCGGGGACGCAGCGGGCGGGGTTTCAGAGTGGGCGCAGCCGAGAGAAACGAGCAGGCAGAGGGAGAGTCGCTTCATGGGGACCCGAGAGTTGAAATTGAGAATCACTCTCAACATCCCCACACTTGTCGAACGAATTCAAGAGGGAGTTCCGAGACGCGCCCTCAAGGCCCGGAGGGGGAAGTGAGCAGTTCCTGGGAGGCACGCGGGGAGGGGCAGCGCCGCCAGAGCACGGCCGGACCCCACCGCCGCAGGACGCAGAACCCGTCCGCCTCCAGCGCGTGCTCCTTCAGTGCCCCCTTGATGACGAGCACGTGGGAGAAGCGAGTCTCCGAGAGCGGGCCCTCCAGGTCCTGGATGTCCTTGTCGGGGCG contains:
- a CDS encoding M28 family peptidase translates to MPRTLAPLDGEVHFNSLRQLTLEGENAEAYWAFSGKALTFQARHEGQKCDRIYWMDAQTGETRPISSGAGATTCAYSFPPDDQQVLYASTHGGGPECPPKPDMSHGYVWPLYDTYDIYKANADGSNVRPLTQVKGYDAEATVCPKDGSIVFTSTRDGDLELYRMDADGGNVKRLTHAPGYDGGAFFNADCSKLVWRASRPRPGSKELEDYQALLAKGLVRPTKLELYVADADGSNATQITYLNAASFAPSWHPTKNRILFSSNYQDPKGREFDIWAVDATGAGLERITTSKGFDGFPLFSPDGTKLAFSSNRVTPEGKTDTHVLIADWKDEPRETRVPLPADRVMTDVRFLAAPEQGGRGVDSPGLEVAASYLEKRFAELGLSPAGDNGSFRQKFPVITEVKVGSGTAVTLGGTQAKADAFIPLGFSAEGEVSGDVVLAGHGIQAKELGIDDYAGLSVKGKIVVVRRFVPDVPAFSANEAQRRYGDLRYKAWTAKEAGAKALIVVDWTPGAEQGAAEARLPVLRPEGTQDAGIPVVVLQRAGFEPVLTQLEQKRKVKGRVAVKLDKVMKDTWNIVGRLTASAQEARTPGVVVVGAHYDHLGLGGRGSLAPERHEPHLGADDNASGVAGLLEAARLLAEQRTRLRRDVYFTTFSGEEMGVLGSTAWTRSPPAGVTMKDVVAMLNLDMVGRLRDNRLSVLGVESGQQWREVLAPACERARVQCDGSGDGYGPSDHTPFYAAGVPVLHFFTGAHGDYHKPSDSAERINAAGLAQVALIVAEVAATVSHDEARITYRNVPAPAPAGDMRSFNASLGTVPDYAPPQGTRGVLLAGVRPGGAAELGGMKRGDVLIRLGSHEVGSVEDLMYALNASRPGETVTAVVLRDGKEVTLQVTFQESKRR